The segment AGCTGAAGCGCCGCTACCCCCACCTCAAGGGCAACTTTGGCACCGCATGGCAGAACCAGCAGCGGGAGTTCGAGGACATCCCCGCGCCCATCCTGTTCACCACCAACTGCATCATGCCCCTGCGCGCCAGCTACGCCGACCGGGTGTTCACCACCTCGGTGGTGGCTTACCCCGGCGTGCCCCACATCGACGAAGGGCGCGACTTTTCCCCGGTGATCGAAAAGGCGCTGGAGCTGGGCGGCTACGCGCAGGACACCCTGCTGCCCGGCCTGAACGGCGGCTCCACGGTGACCACCGGTTTTGCCCGCACCGCCGTGCTGCAGCACGCGGACGAGATCGTGCAGGCGGTGCGGGACGGCAAGATCCGGCACTTCTTTCTGGTGGGCGGCTGCGACGGCACCCGGCCCAGCCGCCGCTACTACACCGAGTTTGCCCGCCTTACCCCGCCCGACACCATCCTGCTGACCCTGGCCTGCGGCAAGTTCCGCCTGAACGACCTGCCCCTTGGCACCGTGCCGGGCACCGGCCTGCCCCGCATCCTGGACGTGGGCCAGTGCAACGACGCCTACAGCGCCATCCGCATCGCATTGGCACTGGCCGACGCCTTTGGCTGCGGCGTCAACGACCTGCCCCTCTCGCTGGTGCTGTGCTGGTTTGAGCAAAAGGCCGTGTGCATCCTTATTGCACTGCTGGCGCTGGGCATCCGGGGCATCCGGCTGGGGCCCACCCTGCCCGCTTTCCTCTCGCCGGGCGTGGTGGCCGCCTTGCAGCAGAAGTACGACTTAAAAGCCGTAACAACGCCGGAAAAGGACCTGCAAGCCATTCTGGGCCGGCACTGAGCGCGCATTGTTTCCGCTACGCGCACAATTGACCTCCGATGGCAACGTTTCGCACAAGAAGCAGTGGAAAGCTGTTGTTATATTTGGTGCAGCTGTCACTTGAAGATTCTTCACGAGCCGCTATAATAATAAGTACCGGAACAAAGGCGTTCCGCAAGGGTAAAGTCTGCCCTTGCGGGGCGCTTTTCTTTTTTGTCAGAATGCGGAGGGTGCCGCATCCGGTGAGGATTTTATAAAGGATGGGAAAGTCTATGGAAAACTTTACAGAGCAGAAAAACACCCTTGGTCTGTATGACCCACAGTTTGAGCACGATGCCTGCGGCATTGGCGCTGTGGTAGACATCAAGGGCCGCAAGAGCCATCAGACGGTGGACGATGCGCTGTCCATTGTGGAGCGGCTGGAGCATCGTGCCGGCAAGGATGCTGAAGGCAAGACCGGTGACGGCGTGGGCATCATGCTGCAGATCAGCCACAAGTTCTTCTCCAAAGTGGCCGAAGAGCTGAACATCAGCCTTGGCAACGAGCGTGAATATGGCGTGGGCATGTTCTTCTTCCCGCAGAGCGAGCATCTGCGTGCGCAGGCCATGAAGCTGTTCGAGGTGGTCACCCGCAAAGAGGGCCTTGAGTTTCTGGCATGGCGCAAGGTTCCCGTGAACCCGGATGCTGTTGGCCAGAAGGCCCGCGACTGCATGCCCGCCATCTGGCAGTGCTTCATCAAAAAGCCCGCCAAGGTAAGCAAGGGCATTGATTTTGACCGCAAGCTGTATATCGTGCGCCGCGTGTTCGAGCAGGCCAGCAACGGCACCTATGTGCCCAGCCTGTCCAGCCGCACCATCGTTTACAAGGGCATGTTCCTCGTGCATGATCTGCGCCTGTTCTATACCGACCTGCAGGACCCCGATTACGAGTCTGCCATTGGCATGGTGCACAGCCGCTTCTCCACCAACACCAACCCCAGCTGGATGCGCGCCCACCCCAACCGTTTTATCCTGCACAACGGTGAGATCAACACCATTAAGGGCAACACGGATGCCATGCTGGCCCGTGAAGAGAGCATTTCCAGCTCCATCATGCAGGACGACATGAACAAGATCCTGCCCATCATCACCACTTCCGGTTCTGACTCCGCCATGCTGGACAACGCGCTGGAATTTATGGTGATGAACGGCATGGATCTGCCGCTGGCCGTGATGATCACCATCCCGGAGCCCTGGGAGAACAACAAGAACATCAGCCAGAAAAAGCGCGATTTCTACCAGTATTACGCCACCATGCTGGAGCCTTGGGACGGCCCTGCCGCCATTCTCTTCTCGGATGGTGACGTGATGGGCGCTGTGCTGGACCGCAACGGCCTGCGTCCCAGCCGCTATTACATCACCAAGGACGGACGCATGATCCTGTCCTCCGAGGTGGGTGTGCTGGAATGCGAGCCGGATAACATTCTGGTCAAGGATCGTCTGCGCCCCGGCAAAATGCTGCTGGTGGATACCGTCAAGGGTGAAGTGGTAGATGACGAAAAGCTCAAGGAGTTCTACGCCAGCCGTGAGCCCTACGGTGAGTGGATCGATCGCAATCTGGTGCAGCTCAGCAAGCTGAAGATCCCCAATGTGAAGGTGGAAAGCTACACCGGCAGCCAGCTCACCCGCCTGCAAAAGGTGTTCGGCTACAAGTATGAGGATGTGAACACCATGATCCTCTCCATGGCCCGGGCAGGCGCAGAGCCTTCCGGCGCTATGGGCACCGACACCCCGCTGGCTGTGCTGAGCAACCAGCATCCACCGCTGTTCAACTATTTCAAGCAGCGCTTTGCGCAGGTGACGAACCCGCCCATCGATGCCATCCGTGAAAAGGTGGTCACTTCCACCAGTGTATACATCGGTGCCCACGGCAACCTGCTGGAGGATAAGCCCGAAAACTGCAAGGTCCTCAAGGTGCACAACCCCATTCTGACCAACACCGACCTGCTGAAGATCAAGTACATGAATGTGCCCGGCTTCAAGGTCGCCACGGTCTCCATCAATTACTACAAGAACACCAGTCTGGAAAAGGCCATTGACCGCGTCTTCCTTGAGGTGGATCGTGCTTACAAGGAGGGTGCCAACATCATCATCCTGTCCGACCGCGATGTGGATGAATACCATGTGACCATTCCCAGTCTGCTGGCAGTGTCGGCGGTTTCGCAGTACCTGATCCGCACCAAGAAGAGCACTGCGCTGGCCCTCATTCTGGAAAGTGCAGAGCCCCGCGAGGTGCATCACTTTGCTACCCTGCTGGGCTATGGTGCCTGCGCCATCAACCCCTATCTGGCACATGAGACCATTGGTCAGCTCATCGACGAGGGCCTGCTGGATAAGGATTACTACGCAGCCGTGGAGGACTACGACAACGCCATTCTGAACGGCATCGTAAAGATCGCCTCCAAGATGGGCATTTCCACCATCCAGAGCTACCAGAGCAGCCAGATCTTTGAGGCAGTGGGCATCTCCAAGGATGTCATCGATAAGTACTTCACCGGTACCGTGAGCCGTGTGGGCGGCATTACCGTTGAGGACATTCAGGCCGATGTGGAGGCCCTGCACAATGCAGCCTTTGACCCGCTGGGTCTGGACATCAACATGGAGCTGGCCGACAGCGGTGCCCACAAATTCCGCAGCGGCAAGGAAGAACATCTGTTCAACCCCCAGACCATCCATCTGTTCCAGAAGGCCTGCTGGACCAACGATTACTCTGCTTTCAAGCAGTTCACCAGCACGGTGGACAGCATGGGCACTGACGGCGTGCATCTGCGCAGCCTGCTGGACTTCAACTATGCTCCTGACGGCGGCATTCCGCTGGAAGAGGTGGAGCCGGTATCCAGCATCGTCAAGCGGTTCAAGGGCGCAGCCATGAGCTACGGTGCACTGAGCAGCGAAGCCCATGAGACCATTGCCATCGCCTTGAACCGTCTGGGCGGCCGCAGCAATACCGGTGAGGGCGGCGAGCCTGAGGAGCGCTACCACAGCGAGAGCAATTCCAAGATCAAACAGGTGGCTTCTGCCCGTTTTGGCGTCACCAGCAAGTATCTGGTGAGCGCCGAAGAGATCCAGATCAAGCTGGCACAGGGCGCAAAGCCCGGTGAGGGCGGCAACCTGCCCGGTGCCAAGGTGTATCCGTGGATCGCAAAGACCCGCCACAGCACCACCGGTGTGGGCCTGATCTCTCCCCCGCCGCACCACGATATCTACTCCATTGAGGATCTGGCTGAGCTGATCTACGACCTGAAGAACGCCAACCGCAGCGCCAACATCAATGTCAAGCTGGTGAGCGAGGCAGGCGTCGGCACCATTGCTGCCGGTGTTGCCAAGGGCGGCGCACAGGTCATTCTGGTGTCCGGCTACGACGGCGGCACCGGTGCAGCACCCCGCACCTCCATCAAGCACGCAGGCCTGCCGTGGGAGCTGGGCATTGCGGAGACCCACCAGACCCTGATCCTGAACGGTCTGCGCACCCGCGTGCGCATTGAGAGCGACTCCAAGCTGCTCTCCGGCCGTGATGTTGCTATCAGCTGCATGCTGGGCGCTGAAGAGTTCGGCTTTGGTACTACCCTGCTGATGGCCGAAGGCTGTGTGATGATGCGTGTGTGCAATCTGGACACCTGCCCCATGGGCATCTGCACCCAGAACCCGGAGCTGCGCAAAAACTTCCACGGCAAGCCGGAATACATCATCAACTACCTCACCTTCGTGGCCGAAGAGCTGCGCGAGTACATGGCAAAGCTGGGCGTGCGCACCATCGATGAACTGGTGGGCCGCACCGACCTGCTGCGCGTGAAGGAGACTGCATCCGGCAGCCGTGCTTCCAAGATGAACCTCGACTGCATCCTGCACAATCCTGCCATTGAGAACAGCAACGTCCACTTTGTCAAGGAGGACACCTACGACTTCCATCTGGAAAACACCCTCGATATGAAGGTGCTGATGAAGAAGTTCAAGCTGAACAGCAAGGCTGCACAGAGCGTGGAGCTGAATGTCTCCAACACCGACCGTGCTTTTGGTACCATCTTTGGCAGTGAGATCACCCGCAAATACGGCAACACTCTGCCGGATGACGTATACACCGCCCACTGCGTGGGTGCCGGCGGTCAGAGCTTTGGTGCCTTCATCCCCAACGGCCTGACGCTGGATCTTGTGGGCGACTGCAACGACTACATGGGCAAGGGCCTGTCTGGCGGCAAGATCGTCGTGCGTCCGCCCAAGGGCATCACCTTCAAGCCCGAGGAGAACATTATCACCGGCAACGTGGCCCTGTACGGTGCTACCAGCGGCAAGGCCTATATCTCCGGCGTGGCCGGTGAGCGCTTTGCCGTGCGCAACAGTGGTGCTACCGCCGTTGTGGAGGGCGTGGGTGACCATGGCTGCGAATACATGACCGGCGGCACCGTGGTGGTGCTGGGTCAGACCGGCAAAAACTTTGCAGCCGGTATGACCGGCGGCATTGCCTATGTGCTGGACGAGAACTGGGATTTCTACCAGCGCGTGAACAAGGAGACCGTCAGCCTGGAGCCCGTCGAGCACAAGTACGATGTTGCTACCCTGAAAGAGCTCATCCGTGCGCATGTGGAAGCCACCGGCTCCCCCCGCGGCAAGGAGATCCTGGACAATTTCAGCGAATTTTTGCCCAAGTTCAAGAAAGTTCTGCCTTACGATTACGACCGCATGCTGCGCGTGATCGCATCCGTTGAGGAGCGCGGTCTGGACGGTGAGCAGGCGCAGATCGAAGCATTCTATACGGTGCAGAAGAAGAAGTAAGGAGGGCAGCGTCATGGGTAAGACAACAGGATTTATGGATTATACGCGCAAAACCAGCACGGATGTACCGCCGCTGGAGCGCATTGAAAACTTCAACGAATTTCACGTCTGGCTCTCCCGCGAGGAGCAGCAGACGCAGGCGGCACGCTGCATGGACTGCGGTGTTCCCTTCTGTCAGGCCGGCATGATGATCGGCGGCATGGCCTCCGGCTGTCCGCTGAACAATCTCATCCCGGAGTGGAACGACCTTGTTTATCATGGCAAATGGGAGCTGGCCATGCATCGGCTGATGGCTACCAACCGTTTTCCGGAGTTCACCAGCCGGGTGTGCCCTGCCCTGTGTGAAGCAGCCTGCACCTGCGGCGATGTGACCGGCAGCAGCGTGACCGTGCGCGAGAACGAGCACGCCATTATTGAGACGGCTTACGCCAAGGGCTGGCTGCACGCCGCACCGCCGCCCTCCCGCACCGGCAAGAGCGTAGCCGTGGTGGGCAGCGGCCCCTCCGGCCTTTCGGTAGCCGAATACCTGAACAAGCGCGGCCACGCGGTGACTGTGTTCGAGCGTGCCGACCGTGTGGGCGGCCTGCTGATGTACGGCATTCCCAACATGAAGCTGGACAAATCCGTCATCGAGCGCCGGGTCAAGATCATGCAGGCCGAGGGCGTGGAGTTCCGCACCAACATGGACGTGGGCGGTGCGGTCGCCGCCGAAGAACTGCTGAACAGTTTTGACGCCGTGGTTCTGTGCTGCGGTGCCAAGAAGGCCCGCGACCTGAACGTACCGGGCCGCGACGCCAACGGCGTGCACTTTGCGGTGGACTACCTGACCAGCGTGACCAAAAGCCTGCTGGACAGCCAGTTTGCAGATGGCAAAGCCATCGATGCCAAGGGCAGGAATGTTCTGGTCATCGGCGGCGGCGACACCGGCAACGACTGTCAGGGTACGGCCCTGCGTCAGGGCTGCACCGATCTGGTGGCTCTGGAAATGATGCCTCAGCCGCCCAAGGAGCGTGCAGCTTCCAACCCGTGGCCGGAATGGCCTCGTGTGCTGAAGGTGGACTACGGCCAGACCGAGTGCCTTGCCAGGTTCGGCAAGGATCCCCGTGTTTACCAGACCACCGTGAAGGAATTCCTGAAGGACGATGCCGGCAATCTGACCGGTGCCGTGATCAGTTACCTGAAGCCGGAGCGGGATCCCGAGACCGGCCGCACCAACATGGTGCCCACCGGCGAAGAATTTACCTACAACTGCCAGCTGGCGTTCATCGCCGCAGGCTTTACCGGCTGCGAAAACTACGTAGCCGATGCATTCGGCGTTGAGCTGACCGCACGCGGCAACGTAGCAGACCACACCTTCAAAACCAATGTAGAAAAGGTGTTCGTCTGCGGCGATATGCGCCGCGGCCAGAGCCTTGTGGTCTGGGGCCTGCGCGAAGGCCGTGACTGCGCCGCCGAGGTTGACCGCTTTTTGATGGGCTACACCAACCTGTAAGCTCTCCGTAAGGCGGCAGCTGCATTTTTAACCAAGCCATTCTCTTTCCTATCCTAAACAAGCAGAAGCGGGAGCCCGTAAAGGCTCCCGCTTCTGCTTTTGTTATTCTGTTATCGTCAGCGCCTGAGAGGGCGAGCCCGTTTTCCTTTTGTTTAATCCGTATCTCCCGCCGGGTCGGCAGCACCTGCCGCAGGCGTTTCCGGCTCCGTGGTGGGCTCTGTCGCTGCAGGTTCCTCCGGCGTGACAGTGATCTGCACGCTGGGGTCTGCCGCGATATATACCGTAATGACCGTGCCCACCTCTACACGAGTGCCGGGCTCCTCGCTGGTGCGCACGACACAGCCCGATGCATAGGAGCCGTCGTTCACCACCATAAAGCAGCTGGCCACAAGGCCCCGGGCTTCCAGCTCCTTCACTGCGCCATCCTGCGTAAAGCCGATGATGTTGGGTATTTCCACCATCTGCGGGCCTTTGCTCACCACAAGACGGATAGTCTCCCCTGCCTTGAGCACGGTGTCTGCATCCGGCTGCTGCTGGATGATCTGGCCCGCCGGGGCGGTGTCGCTGTATTCCTCGGTGACGTAGAACAGATACATGCTGGTGTACTCCCGGTTGTTCTGCACCTGCGTGTAGTCCATGCCGATAAAGTTCGGCACAAGGTTCTGCGGCACCATCACTTCGCTGCTGGCAGGCTCCGGCTCCACTGCCGAGGAGGCCGATTCATTTTTACGGCCCAGAATACCCCACAGCGTGAGCAGGATCAGAATGGAAAGCAGGATCAGGATACCCGCCAGCAGTGCTTTCAGGCTGAGCAGATGCTCCTTGCGTTCCGGTTCCGGCGGGGCCGTGCGCACAGGAGTCTCCGGTTTCATGGTGCGGGTGAGCTCTGCCGTGTATTCCTTGGAGGAAAGGGCCTGATACAGCTGCGGCACGGTCTGGATGCGCTCCATGGGCCGCAGACGCAGGCCAAGCTGCAGCACCTGCGAAACATACAGCGGCAGGCTGCCGTTAACGGACTTTGCCCGCGGGTTGGAGTCTGCGACCACACGCTGTGCTGCAGGCACCGGAGCCTGCCCGCACACCATGCGGTAAAACACCGCTGCAAGGCTGTATTCATCGGTATAGCGGCCCTCGAACTCTGCGGTGGAATACTGCTCCGGGGCGGAATAGCCTTCGTACAGCTGCTCGTGCAGGCCGCTCCCCGCTGTGCGCAGACCCACTGTGGCGTAGCCCGCCAGACGGCAGCGGCCGTTTTCCATCACCCGGATGTTCTCCGGGCAGATGCCCCGGTGCACCAGACCGATCTTGTGCATTGCAGCCACGCCCTCAAACACCGGCTGCAGCATCGCACAGGCGTCGTCCGGACGGATGGGGCCGGGGTGGTTTTCCAGCCACTGATCCAGCGGGGTCCCGCCCGGATTTTCCAGCACAGCATAGACGGTGTTGTTCGTTTCCACCACATCCAGCACCGCTTCCAGACCGTTTGCCGGTGTGATGCGCTGGATGGAGTGGTACAGATCTGCAAAATCCATACGGGTGGTCTTGAACAGCACCTCGCTGCCGGTCTTGGGGCGGAGCACACTGCCGATGGTACGTTCTGCCGTGAGGGTAATGGGCAGGTACTCTTTGATGGTCACCCGGAAGCGGCCCAGATTTTCTGCGCCGCGGTACAGGATACCCTCACCATCGATGCTGAGCATTTCCCCTACGGTGTAGCGCCCGGCCAGCACCGTTCCCACCGGCAGTGTGCCGCCGGGGTTGCGTCCGGCAAAGCTTTTGCCGCAGTGCGGGCAGCTTTGTGCTCCATCGGGCAGCGGCTGCAGGCAGTAGGGGCACAGGCGTGTTGCTTCCATAGTCTCTTTTCCCTCTTAAATCAATGATCTTTCGCTGCGTCTCTGTTCGGCCCAAAATATGGCTCAGGATCCGTTTTTGCAGGCAGAGTGCGCCGAATGAACGCAGCTTTTTACACCGTCTTGCGGCGCAGCAGGCTCATGGGCGGCAGCTCCGGCGTGGGAATGGTGTATTTTTCCATGGCGTGGGGAGTGCTTTCCACCCGCTCCCCGGCTTCGTTCTCGATCCACTCGGGGCTCAGCGGGATGCTGCGGCCATCCGGACAAAGGGCCTCCAGCGTATCCCCAAGGCTCCATTTGCCGCGCTGCTGGCAGGAAGCAACGCCGTTCTCCCAGCCTTCCACAGTGCCCACAAACTCCCACTCGCGGATGTAAGTAGCACTGTCGGTAGCCTGTCTGGCCTGCTCGCGGCCAAAGTAGAAACCGGGCGAGTAGTGGCGGTGGCTGGTACGGGTGAGCTCCTCGTACACCTCGGCAGGCAGCTCAAAGTTGTCGTTAGCGGGGTCTGCCAGATAGGCGTCCAGCGCCTTGCGGTAGGCAGCGGTAACGCTGGCCACGTAATAGAAAGTCTTGGCGCGGCCTTCAATCTTCAGGCTGTCCACACCTGCCTTGCAGATCAGGTCAAGGAAAGGGGCGGTGCACATATCGTTTGCATTGAGGATGTAGCTCCCGTTCTCGTTCTCGCCGATCTCGTACAGCTGGCCCGGGCGGGTCTCCTCGCTCAGGTAGTACTTCCAGCGGCAGGGCTGGGCGCACTGGCCGCGGTTGGCATCGCGGCCCGCCATATAGTTGGAAAGCAGGCACCGGCCCGAGACGCTCATGCACATTGCACCATGCACAAAGGCTTCGATCTCCAGCTCTGGCGGCGTTTTATCGCGCAGGATGGCGATATCCTGCAGGGTCATTTCACGGGCAAGAACCACGCGCTTTGCGCCCATATTGTAGGCCGCGCGGGCCGCAGCCCAGTTGGTAATGCCCGTCTGGGTGGACATATGCACATCGATCTCCGGTGCAAAAGTCTTGCAGGCATCCAGCACGCCCAGATCTGCCACGATGAAGGCGTCCACACCGGCCTTGGCCGCTTCCCGGATCGCTTCCGGCAGACGGTCTGCTTCCTCATTGGTGGGCAGGGTGTTCATGGTCAGGTAGACCTTGCGGCCCCGGGCATGGGCGTAGATGACGCCCTCTGCCAACTGTTCCGGTGTAAAATTGGCTGGTGCCGACCGCATACCAAATTCAGGCAGGCCGCAGTAGACGGCGTCGGCACCGTAGTTGATGGCATAGCGCAGGCGTTCCAGATCGCCTGCCGGAGCCAGCAGTTCCGGGATTTGCAGCATAATTCAAATTCCTCTCATTTTTCCGTATTCATAGATTTGTTCACCGCCGCTGCGGTCTTGCAGTTGGCGTTGTGTTCGCTCAGGGTTTGCGCATAGTAATAGCTGCCTTTGAGGTCGGTGACAAAGAAATACGCGTTCTTTGCAGCCTCATCCGGCTCAGGGGTAAGCGCAGCCTTGATAGCCGCAAGGCCGGGGTTTGAAATCGGCCCGGCAGGCAGGCCGGTGCAACTGTAGGTATCATACGCAGCCACGATATTTTCCGGGATCTTATCCCAGCCGCCATAGTAGGGTGCCACCCAGTTCCAGAGATAATTGTTGTCATCGTCGCTCTGGATGTGGCTGGAGGTGTTGCTCTGCAGGCGCGGATAGGGTGAGCCATCGGCCAGACGGTTGCGGAACACCTGCGCCACATTGGAGTCCTGACTGTTTCCTGCTTCCTCCTGAACAAACGATGCCAGTGTGATCAGCTCCGGCAGGGTCATAGCCTGCTTTTCGAGTTCTGCGTACATTTCCTCTGTGATCTGTGCATCGAACTGCGCATAGAAGGTTGCCACATAGTTGTGCACGGTATCATCCTTCAAAAATTCGTAGGTGTCCGGGAAGAGATAACCCTCACACTTCATAAACCGGTCGGGCGCGTCTACATCGTCCGGCACATACTGCCAGAAGGTGTACTTGCTGAAATCACCCTCGTTGGCTTCCTTCAAAAAATCCTCCGCGCTGCACAGACCCGCAGCTTCCATCTTCTGGGCGATGGCAATGGCAGTCGTTCCCTCCGGAATGGTCACGCGCACCGTCTCGGCTTTGGCGTAGGTGGACAGGGCCGCAATGATGGCATCGTAAGAACAGGCGCTCTTCTGCAAGGTGAAATCGCCATACTGCAGCTTTGACGCCGCGCCCTTCTGCCCCACATACCAGCGGAACAGATAGGCCGAGCGGATAACTCCCGCATCTTTGAGCTTTTGCGCAATGGCGGAAACGCCGCTGCCCTGCGGGATGCTTACCGTCACCTCCGCACCGGGTCTGCCATTGCCGCTGAT is part of the Faecalibacterium sp. HTF-F genome and harbors:
- a CDS encoding PASTA domain-containing protein, coding for MEATRLCPYCLQPLPDGAQSCPHCGKSFAGRNPGGTLPVGTVLAGRYTVGEMLSIDGEGILYRGAENLGRFRVTIKEYLPITLTAERTIGSVLRPKTGSEVLFKTTRMDFADLYHSIQRITPANGLEAVLDVVETNNTVYAVLENPGGTPLDQWLENHPGPIRPDDACAMLQPVFEGVAAMHKIGLVHRGICPENIRVMENGRCRLAGYATVGLRTAGSGLHEQLYEGYSAPEQYSTAEFEGRYTDEYSLAAVFYRMVCGQAPVPAAQRVVADSNPRAKSVNGSLPLYVSQVLQLGLRLRPMERIQTVPQLYQALSSKEYTAELTRTMKPETPVRTAPPEPERKEHLLSLKALLAGILILLSILILLTLWGILGRKNESASSAVEPEPASSEVMVPQNLVPNFIGMDYTQVQNNREYTSMYLFYVTEEYSDTAPAGQIIQQQPDADTVLKAGETIRLVVSKGPQMVEIPNIIGFTQDGAVKELEARGLVASCFMVVNDGSYASGCVVRTSEEPGTRVEVGTVITVYIAADPSVQITVTPEEPAATEPTTEPETPAAGAADPAGDTD
- the gltB gene encoding glutamate synthase large subunit, translated to MENFTEQKNTLGLYDPQFEHDACGIGAVVDIKGRKSHQTVDDALSIVERLEHRAGKDAEGKTGDGVGIMLQISHKFFSKVAEELNISLGNEREYGVGMFFFPQSEHLRAQAMKLFEVVTRKEGLEFLAWRKVPVNPDAVGQKARDCMPAIWQCFIKKPAKVSKGIDFDRKLYIVRRVFEQASNGTYVPSLSSRTIVYKGMFLVHDLRLFYTDLQDPDYESAIGMVHSRFSTNTNPSWMRAHPNRFILHNGEINTIKGNTDAMLAREESISSSIMQDDMNKILPIITTSGSDSAMLDNALEFMVMNGMDLPLAVMITIPEPWENNKNISQKKRDFYQYYATMLEPWDGPAAILFSDGDVMGAVLDRNGLRPSRYYITKDGRMILSSEVGVLECEPDNILVKDRLRPGKMLLVDTVKGEVVDDEKLKEFYASREPYGEWIDRNLVQLSKLKIPNVKVESYTGSQLTRLQKVFGYKYEDVNTMILSMARAGAEPSGAMGTDTPLAVLSNQHPPLFNYFKQRFAQVTNPPIDAIREKVVTSTSVYIGAHGNLLEDKPENCKVLKVHNPILTNTDLLKIKYMNVPGFKVATVSINYYKNTSLEKAIDRVFLEVDRAYKEGANIIILSDRDVDEYHVTIPSLLAVSAVSQYLIRTKKSTALALILESAEPREVHHFATLLGYGACAINPYLAHETIGQLIDEGLLDKDYYAAVEDYDNAILNGIVKIASKMGISTIQSYQSSQIFEAVGISKDVIDKYFTGTVSRVGGITVEDIQADVEALHNAAFDPLGLDINMELADSGAHKFRSGKEEHLFNPQTIHLFQKACWTNDYSAFKQFTSTVDSMGTDGVHLRSLLDFNYAPDGGIPLEEVEPVSSIVKRFKGAAMSYGALSSEAHETIAIALNRLGGRSNTGEGGEPEERYHSESNSKIKQVASARFGVTSKYLVSAEEIQIKLAQGAKPGEGGNLPGAKVYPWIAKTRHSTTGVGLISPPPHHDIYSIEDLAELIYDLKNANRSANINVKLVSEAGVGTIAAGVAKGGAQVILVSGYDGGTGAAPRTSIKHAGLPWELGIAETHQTLILNGLRTRVRIESDSKLLSGRDVAISCMLGAEEFGFGTTLLMAEGCVMMRVCNLDTCPMGICTQNPELRKNFHGKPEYIINYLTFVAEELREYMAKLGVRTIDELVGRTDLLRVKETASGSRASKMNLDCILHNPAIENSNVHFVKEDTYDFHLENTLDMKVLMKKFKLNSKAAQSVELNVSNTDRAFGTIFGSEITRKYGNTLPDDVYTAHCVGAGGQSFGAFIPNGLTLDLVGDCNDYMGKGLSGGKIVVRPPKGITFKPEENIITGNVALYGATSGKAYISGVAGERFAVRNSGATAVVEGVGDHGCEYMTGGTVVVLGQTGKNFAAGMTGGIAYVLDENWDFYQRVNKETVSLEPVEHKYDVATLKELIRAHVEATGSPRGKEILDNFSEFLPKFKKVLPYDYDRMLRVIASVEERGLDGEQAQIEAFYTVQKKK
- the mltG gene encoding endolytic transglycosylase MltG — its product is MAQKSSQAARKKGGVWKILLVLVVLLALAVGGALLFARNEISGNGRPGAEVTVSIPQGSGVSAIAQKLKDAGVIRSAYLFRWYVGQKGAASKLQYGDFTLQKSACSYDAIIAALSTYAKAETVRVTIPEGTTAIAIAQKMEAAGLCSAEDFLKEANEGDFSKYTFWQYVPDDVDAPDRFMKCEGYLFPDTYEFLKDDTVHNYVATFYAQFDAQITEEMYAELEKQAMTLPELITLASFVQEEAGNSQDSNVAQVFRNRLADGSPYPRLQSNTSSHIQSDDDNNYLWNWVAPYYGGWDKIPENIVAAYDTYSCTGLPAGPISNPGLAAIKAALTPEPDEAAKNAYFFVTDLKGSYYYAQTLSEHNANCKTAAAVNKSMNTEK
- a CDS encoding peptidase U32 family protein is translated as MLQIPELLAPAGDLERLRYAINYGADAVYCGLPEFGMRSAPANFTPEQLAEGVIYAHARGRKVYLTMNTLPTNEEADRLPEAIREAAKAGVDAFIVADLGVLDACKTFAPEIDVHMSTQTGITNWAAARAAYNMGAKRVVLAREMTLQDIAILRDKTPPELEIEAFVHGAMCMSVSGRCLLSNYMAGRDANRGQCAQPCRWKYYLSEETRPGQLYEIGENENGSYILNANDMCTAPFLDLICKAGVDSLKIEGRAKTFYYVASVTAAYRKALDAYLADPANDNFELPAEVYEELTRTSHRHYSPGFYFGREQARQATDSATYIREWEFVGTVEGWENGVASCQQRGKWSLGDTLEALCPDGRSIPLSPEWIENEAGERVESTPHAMEKYTIPTPELPPMSLLRRKTV
- the hcp gene encoding hydroxylamine reductase yields the protein MDEQMFCFQCEQAAGCTACTGAAGVCGKSAETAAAQDRLTGALIAFAGQLIAAGRGPAPEQARLLMQGLFTTITNVNFDPAAVDALTRRVHDASPGTGPDYDMQALWREPDADRRSLKCFVLFSLRGMAAYNYHARVLGRIDPELDRFFCTALQAVGDPGQTTDALWQLVQATGEASYRCMELLDAANTGAFGDPVPAEVPLTIEKGPFIVISGHDLYDAQQLLEQTAGRGVNVYTHSEMLPAHGYPELKRRYPHLKGNFGTAWQNQQREFEDIPAPILFTTNCIMPLRASYADRVFTTSVVAYPGVPHIDEGRDFSPVIEKALELGGYAQDTLLPGLNGGSTVTTGFARTAVLQHADEIVQAVRDGKIRHFFLVGGCDGTRPSRRYYTEFARLTPPDTILLTLACGKFRLNDLPLGTVPGTGLPRILDVGQCNDAYSAIRIALALADAFGCGVNDLPLSLVLCWFEQKAVCILIALLALGIRGIRLGPTLPAFLSPGVVAALQQKYDLKAVTTPEKDLQAILGRH
- a CDS encoding glutamate synthase subunit beta, which produces MGKTTGFMDYTRKTSTDVPPLERIENFNEFHVWLSREEQQTQAARCMDCGVPFCQAGMMIGGMASGCPLNNLIPEWNDLVYHGKWELAMHRLMATNRFPEFTSRVCPALCEAACTCGDVTGSSVTVRENEHAIIETAYAKGWLHAAPPPSRTGKSVAVVGSGPSGLSVAEYLNKRGHAVTVFERADRVGGLLMYGIPNMKLDKSVIERRVKIMQAEGVEFRTNMDVGGAVAAEELLNSFDAVVLCCGAKKARDLNVPGRDANGVHFAVDYLTSVTKSLLDSQFADGKAIDAKGRNVLVIGGGDTGNDCQGTALRQGCTDLVALEMMPQPPKERAASNPWPEWPRVLKVDYGQTECLARFGKDPRVYQTTVKEFLKDDAGNLTGAVISYLKPERDPETGRTNMVPTGEEFTYNCQLAFIAAGFTGCENYVADAFGVELTARGNVADHTFKTNVEKVFVCGDMRRGQSLVVWGLREGRDCAAEVDRFLMGYTNL